From one Phytohabitans houttuyneae genomic stretch:
- a CDS encoding zinc ribbon domain-containing protein: MKADPEAQRRLLDVQAIDTALAQLAHKRRTLPELAEIETLARQLSALEDERVRAQVAVDDLDRDIARIERDVEQVRGRKDKDQARLDTGRGPARELEALQHELVSLARRQTELEDSELELMEQRETAQGTLDQLLAQLATAREARDAAEARRDKSLADIAKEEDFRTSARRPLVGDLPADLVTLYDKIRESSGGLGAALLKGGRCGGCRLELSGSERSRIKAAPPDEVVRCDDCRRIMVRTAESGI, from the coding sequence GTGAAGGCAGACCCGGAAGCACAGCGACGCCTGCTCGACGTCCAGGCGATCGACACCGCGCTGGCCCAGCTGGCCCACAAGCGCCGTACGCTGCCGGAGCTGGCCGAGATCGAGACGCTCGCCCGGCAGCTGTCCGCGCTGGAGGACGAGCGGGTGCGGGCCCAGGTGGCGGTCGACGACCTCGATCGGGACATCGCGCGCATCGAGCGCGATGTGGAGCAGGTGCGCGGCCGCAAGGACAAGGACCAGGCGCGGCTGGACACCGGCCGCGGTCCGGCGCGCGAGCTTGAGGCGCTGCAGCACGAGCTTGTCTCGCTGGCCCGGCGGCAGACCGAGCTGGAAGACTCCGAGCTGGAGCTGATGGAGCAGCGCGAGACCGCGCAGGGCACGCTCGACCAGCTGCTCGCCCAGCTGGCGACCGCCCGCGAGGCGCGCGACGCGGCCGAGGCACGGCGCGACAAGTCGCTCGCGGACATCGCCAAGGAGGAGGACTTCCGCACCTCGGCCCGGCGGCCGCTCGTCGGCGACCTCCCGGCCGACCTGGTGACGCTCTACGACAAGATCCGTGAGTCCTCCGGCGGCCTCGGCGCCGCACTGCTCAAGGGCGGCCGCTGCGGCGGGTGCCGGCTGGAGCTGTCCGGCAGCGAGCGCTCCCGCATCAAGGCCGCGCCGCCGGACGAGGTCGTGCGCTGCGACGACTGCCGCCGCATCATGGTCCGCACCGCGGAGTCGGGTATATGA
- a CDS encoding HAMP domain-containing sensor histidine kinase yields the protein MRLLPGTLRGRLVAAYAIGLAVVVAVVLGAGYLALAAQLRAASAGELSVRLDDVSAAVEAGDVRPVERDPYAQVISGDTVGARSAATPTTPVLSPREQVVAGHGRMVERRSAGLRGTALLAGRRLPDGRLLVVGTSLATVDDAARRVLVGLAVLGPALVLVLTLGVRRLVGGALAPVAAMTTRARELSTGRLPEPPGADEIATLARTLNEMLDRIDAANRRERAFLDDAAHELRTPIAVLRAELELGVAEEDPRAARRALTAALVEADRLGRLATDLLVIARSRAGALELDRAPTDATIVIRDAAARVARVHALAVEVTGPEVVAEVDPVRLEQVVSNLVGNAAQAGAARVRIAVAQPAGSTLAITVDDDGPGFPEPLLPVVFDRFRGTHGGTGLGLAIVATVARAHGGAATAGNDSALGGARVRVVFG from the coding sequence GTGAGGCTGCTACCAGGGACGTTGCGCGGCCGGCTGGTGGCGGCGTACGCGATCGGGCTGGCCGTCGTGGTGGCGGTCGTGCTCGGCGCCGGCTATCTGGCCCTCGCGGCCCAGCTGCGCGCCGCGTCCGCCGGCGAGCTGTCGGTGCGCCTCGACGACGTGAGCGCGGCCGTGGAGGCCGGCGACGTGCGGCCGGTGGAGCGGGACCCGTACGCGCAGGTGATCTCGGGCGACACGGTCGGCGCCCGCTCGGCGGCCACGCCGACCACGCCGGTGCTCAGCCCGCGCGAGCAGGTGGTGGCCGGGCACGGGCGGATGGTGGAGCGGCGCAGCGCGGGGTTGCGCGGCACGGCGCTGCTGGCCGGGCGGCGGCTGCCGGACGGGCGGCTGCTCGTGGTGGGTACCAGCCTCGCGACGGTGGATGACGCGGCGCGGCGGGTGCTCGTCGGGCTGGCGGTGCTCGGTCCGGCGCTGGTGCTCGTGCTGACGCTGGGCGTGCGGCGGCTCGTGGGCGGCGCGCTCGCGCCGGTCGCCGCGATGACCACGCGGGCGCGGGAGCTGAGCACCGGACGGCTGCCGGAGCCGCCGGGCGCGGACGAGATCGCCACGCTGGCGCGCACGCTCAACGAGATGCTCGACCGCATCGACGCGGCAAACCGGCGGGAGCGGGCGTTTCTGGACGACGCGGCGCACGAGCTGCGTACCCCGATCGCGGTCCTCCGCGCGGAGCTGGAGCTCGGCGTCGCGGAAGAGGATCCGCGGGCCGCCCGGCGGGCCCTGACCGCGGCGCTGGTGGAGGCGGACCGGCTCGGCCGGCTCGCCACCGACCTGCTGGTCATCGCCCGCTCGCGGGCCGGCGCGCTGGAGCTGGACCGGGCGCCCACCGACGCGACCATCGTGATCCGCGACGCGGCGGCGCGGGTCGCCCGGGTGCACGCGCTGGCGGTGGAGGTGACCGGGCCGGAGGTGGTCGCCGAGGTCGATCCGGTGCGGCTCGAGCAGGTGGTGAGCAACCTTGTCGGCAACGCGGCACAGGCCGGCGCGGCCCGCGTGCGGATCGCGGTGGCGCAGCCGGCGGGCTCCACGCTCGCGATCACGGTGGACGACGACGGTCCGGGGTTTCCGGAGCCGTTGCTGCCGGTCGTGTTCGACCGTTTCCGCGGCACGCACGGCGGCACGGGGCTGGGCCTCGCGATCGTGGCGACGGTCGCCCGCGCGCACGGCGGCGCCGCCACCGCCGGCAACGACTCCGCGCTCGGTGGCGCGCGCGTCCGGGTCGTCTTCGGCTGA
- a CDS encoding histone H1, translating to MAVAKKATSTPAAKRAAAKNSAATPEAAPAADEVKAAVPATATTAARKTVTSKATAKKAPAKKTATASKSTSAARKTAAAKSTTARKTTAAKKTTTAKKTAAKKTAPATRTAAKKAPAKKATATKSTTARKAAAKKTTTAKKTTAAKSTTAKKTAAAKSTTARKTTAAKTTTARKTAAKKTTAKAAPAKKAVAKKTAAKSTAAKRTTTAAKKAPARKTAARKTTTRTTR from the coding sequence ATGGCCGTAGCGAAGAAGGCCACCAGCACCCCGGCCGCGAAACGCGCGGCTGCCAAGAACAGCGCGGCGACGCCTGAGGCAGCGCCGGCGGCGGACGAGGTAAAGGCGGCTGTGCCGGCGACCGCGACGACCGCCGCGCGCAAGACCGTCACGAGCAAGGCGACGGCTAAGAAGGCCCCCGCCAAGAAGACCGCCACCGCGAGCAAGTCCACTTCCGCAGCGCGTAAGACTGCGGCGGCGAAGTCGACGACGGCGCGGAAGACCACCGCCGCCAAGAAGACGACGACCGCCAAGAAAACCGCTGCCAAGAAGACCGCGCCCGCCACGAGAACCGCGGCTAAGAAGGCCCCCGCCAAGAAGGCCACCGCGACCAAGAGCACCACCGCGCGCAAGGCGGCCGCAAAGAAGACGACGACGGCGAAGAAGACCACCGCCGCCAAGTCGACGACCGCCAAGAAGACGGCCGCCGCTAAGTCGACGACCGCGCGGAAGACCACTGCCGCCAAGACCACCACGGCGCGCAAGACCGCCGCGAAGAAGACCACGGCAAAGGCGGCTCCGGCCAAGAAGGCCGTCGCCAAGAAGACGGCGGCGAAGAGCACCGCGGCCAAGCGCACCACCACGGCGGCCAAGAAGGCGCCGGCGCGCAAGACC
- a CDS encoding sulfite exporter TauE/SafE family protein, producing the protein MDLPGMALLAAAGLGAGTVNAIAGGGSLITFPALIAVGLAPVPANVTNSVAVSPGYVGSVVGSRADLPRERVRALVPVAVLGGLAGCVLLLATPQRAFEVVVPFLVLGAAAVLAFQDRLRRLVGHPRHMAPRRHAVALYALTAVGGVYGGYFGAALGVMLVAGLALLLDEPLARINALKNVLSAVIGLATVVAYAAFGPVDWVGVAVIAPATLLGGYAGSRLARRLPGGVLKAVIVTAGTVVGLVLLWRAY; encoded by the coding sequence ATGGATCTTCCAGGAATGGCGTTGCTCGCCGCGGCCGGGTTGGGCGCCGGCACGGTGAACGCGATCGCGGGCGGAGGCTCGCTCATCACGTTCCCCGCGCTCATCGCGGTGGGGCTCGCGCCGGTGCCGGCCAACGTGACCAACTCGGTCGCGGTCAGCCCCGGCTACGTCGGCAGCGTCGTGGGCAGCCGCGCCGACCTGCCGCGCGAACGCGTGCGCGCGCTCGTGCCGGTCGCCGTGCTGGGCGGCCTCGCGGGGTGCGTGCTGCTGCTCGCCACACCGCAGCGCGCGTTCGAGGTCGTGGTGCCCTTCCTCGTGCTCGGCGCGGCGGCCGTGCTCGCCTTCCAGGACCGCCTGCGGCGCCTCGTGGGTCACCCGCGTCACATGGCGCCGCGCCGCCACGCGGTCGCGCTGTACGCGCTCACGGCGGTCGGCGGCGTGTACGGCGGGTACTTCGGCGCCGCGCTCGGCGTGATGCTCGTCGCCGGGCTGGCGCTGCTGCTGGACGAGCCGCTCGCCCGCATCAACGCGCTCAAGAACGTGCTGTCGGCGGTCATCGGCCTCGCCACCGTCGTCGCGTACGCGGCGTTCGGTCCGGTCGACTGGGTGGGCGTGGCCGTCATCGCCCCGGCCACGCTGCTGGGCGGGTACGCCGGCTCGCGGCTCGCCCGCCGCCTGCCCGGCGGGGTGCTGAAGGCGGTCATCGTGACCGCGGGGACGGTCGTGGGTCTCGTGCTGCTGTGGCGGGCGTACTAG
- a CDS encoding response regulator transcription factor has product MMENLQTGRTRWGDDATPAAMRLLVVEDDPTMSALLVRGLERVGYVVDAVDNGPDALWSVFENGYDAVVLDAMIPPPDGFEVCRRMREEGRWEPVLLVTARDAVPDRVRGLDAGADDYLLKPFTFAELYARLRAVTRRHPHARPALVQIGDLSLDPVSRVVRRGGTRIALSPREFALLAAFLSRPGEVLSPSDLLDDVWDLALDGPELVGAYVRYLRDKVDRPFARQNIQEIPEIGAYRFDPEG; this is encoded by the coding sequence ATGATGGAAAACCTCCAGACCGGGCGTACCCGGTGGGGTGACGACGCCACGCCGGCCGCCATGCGGCTGCTCGTGGTCGAGGACGACCCGACGATGTCCGCGTTGCTGGTCCGCGGGCTGGAACGGGTCGGGTACGTGGTGGACGCCGTCGACAACGGGCCGGACGCGCTGTGGAGCGTCTTCGAAAACGGTTACGACGCGGTCGTGCTGGACGCGATGATCCCGCCGCCGGACGGGTTCGAGGTGTGCCGGCGGATGCGCGAGGAGGGGCGGTGGGAGCCGGTGCTGCTGGTGACCGCCCGGGACGCGGTGCCGGACAGGGTACGCGGGCTCGACGCGGGCGCGGACGACTATCTGCTCAAACCGTTCACGTTCGCCGAGCTGTACGCCCGGCTGCGCGCGGTGACCCGCCGCCACCCGCACGCCCGCCCGGCCCTCGTCCAGATCGGCGACCTCTCGCTCGACCCGGTCTCCCGGGTGGTACGCCGCGGCGGGACGCGGATCGCGCTGTCGCCGCGGGAGTTCGCGCTGCTGGCGGCGTTTCTGAGCCGGCCGGGTGAGGTGCTCAGCCCGTCGGACCTGCTCGACGACGTGTGGGACCTGGCGCTGGACGGGCCGGAGCTGGTCGGCGCGTACGTGCGGTACCTGCGCGACAAGGTGGACCGCCCGTTCGCGCGCCAGAACATCCAGGAGATCCCCGAAATCGGCGCCTACCGCTTCGACCCGGAAGGGTGA
- a CDS encoding response regulator transcription factor — translation MRLLLVEDDAALANVLRRGLAAEGHAVDAVGTGVDALWAAREEPYDLLVLDLMIPAPDGVTVIRTLRGEERWAPILVLTARDAVADRVAALDAGADDYLVKPVALAELRARVRALTRRAPARRPAVLTAGGIALDPARRTVTRDGAAVALSAKEFALLHELMRHPGEVLSRTHLIDHVWDSAYEGGSNVVDVYVRYLREKLGRDRIETVRGAGYRLVHPSGSKR, via the coding sequence GTGCGGCTGCTGCTGGTCGAGGATGACGCGGCCCTGGCCAATGTGCTGCGCCGCGGGCTCGCCGCCGAGGGCCACGCGGTCGACGCGGTCGGCACCGGCGTGGACGCGCTGTGGGCCGCCCGCGAGGAGCCGTACGACCTCCTGGTGCTCGACCTGATGATCCCCGCGCCCGACGGCGTCACCGTGATCCGCACGCTGCGCGGCGAGGAGCGGTGGGCGCCCATCCTGGTGCTGACCGCGCGGGACGCGGTCGCCGACCGGGTGGCCGCGCTCGACGCCGGCGCCGACGACTACCTCGTCAAGCCCGTCGCACTGGCGGAGCTGCGGGCCCGGGTGCGCGCACTGACCCGCCGCGCGCCGGCCCGCCGCCCGGCGGTACTGACCGCCGGCGGCATCGCGCTCGACCCCGCGCGCCGCACCGTCACCCGGGACGGCGCCGCCGTGGCGCTGTCGGCGAAGGAGTTCGCGCTCCTGCACGAGCTGATGCGCCACCCGGGCGAGGTGCTGTCCCGCACCCACCTGATCGACCACGTGTGGGACAGCGCGTACGAGGGCGGCTCCAACGTCGTCGACGTCTACGTGCGGTACCTGCGCGAGAAGCTCGGCCGCGACCGGATCGAGACGGTGCGCGGCGCCGGCTACCGACTCGTTCACCCTTCCGGGTCGAAGCGGTAG
- a CDS encoding bifunctional RNase H/acid phosphatase, with protein sequence MSTLRVIVEADGGARGNPGPAGYGAVVRDANSGEVLAERAEALGVATNNVAEYSGLLAGLRAAAELNASEVEVRMDSKLVVEQMSGRWQIKNPGLRPLAAQAASLQRRFELVTFVWVPRERNKHADALANKAMDEAAGVATGTRGKGEVAGKDRAAEPAALGVRPSWEPPVVTPTRLILVRHGATALTAQRRYSGRGDVPLSDIGLAQARATAARVKALAPSAAAVVTSPLARCTRTAEVIAATLGGGVPVEVEPDLVECDFGEWEGKTFTEVRAQWPDEMDAWLGSTEEAPPGGESFRAVATRVRRVVATLHKTYPESTLVLVSHVSPLKILLRDALAAGDAFLHRLYLDPAGLSIVDMWADGGVAVRMVNETAHLA encoded by the coding sequence ATGAGTACGCTCCGGGTCATTGTCGAGGCCGACGGGGGAGCGCGCGGCAACCCCGGCCCGGCGGGGTACGGCGCGGTCGTGCGCGACGCCAACTCCGGTGAGGTGCTCGCCGAGCGGGCCGAGGCGCTGGGCGTCGCGACCAACAACGTCGCCGAGTACTCGGGGCTCCTCGCCGGGCTGCGCGCCGCCGCCGAGCTCAACGCCTCCGAGGTCGAGGTGCGGATGGACTCCAAGCTCGTGGTGGAGCAGATGTCCGGTCGCTGGCAGATCAAGAATCCGGGGCTGCGCCCGCTCGCCGCGCAGGCGGCCTCGCTGCAGCGGCGGTTCGAGCTCGTGACCTTCGTGTGGGTGCCGCGCGAGCGCAACAAGCACGCCGACGCGCTCGCCAACAAGGCGATGGACGAGGCGGCCGGCGTCGCCACCGGCACGCGAGGCAAGGGTGAGGTGGCGGGCAAGGACCGGGCCGCGGAGCCCGCAGCGCTCGGCGTCCGGCCGTCCTGGGAGCCGCCGGTGGTGACGCCCACGCGCCTGATCCTCGTGCGCCACGGCGCCACCGCGCTCACCGCGCAGCGCCGCTACTCGGGCCGAGGCGACGTACCGCTGTCGGACATCGGGCTCGCCCAGGCGCGGGCGACCGCCGCGCGGGTGAAGGCGCTGGCGCCCTCGGCCGCCGCGGTCGTCACCTCACCGCTCGCGCGATGCACGCGCACCGCGGAGGTCATCGCGGCCACGCTCGGCGGCGGCGTGCCCGTGGAGGTCGAGCCGGACCTCGTCGAGTGCGACTTCGGCGAGTGGGAGGGCAAGACCTTCACCGAGGTACGCGCGCAGTGGCCGGACGAGATGGACGCCTGGCTCGGGTCCACTGAGGAGGCACCGCCGGGCGGGGAGTCGTTCCGCGCCGTGGCGACGCGGGTTCGCCGCGTGGTGGCGACACTTCACAAGACGTACCCGGAGAGCACACTCGTACTGGTGTCGCATGTCTCGCCGCTGAAGATCCTGCTGCGCGACGCGCTGGCCGCCGGCGACGCGTTCCTGCACCGGCTGTACCTCGACCCCGCCGGCCTGTCCATCGTGGACATGTGGGCGGACGGCGGCGTGGCCGTCCGGATGGTGAACGAGACCGCCCACCTCGCGTGA